In the genome of Burkholderia diffusa, one region contains:
- a CDS encoding ABC transporter ATP-binding protein: MASISMRRVQKAYGEHAPVIRDVDLEIGAHEFCVFLGPSGCGKSTLLRMIAGLEDLSDGELSIDGRRVDDVPAAERGVAMVFQSYALFPHMTVYENMAFGLKLARVPKAEIDRKVRDAARILQLDTLLERKPKALSGGQRQRVAIGRAIVREPGVFLFDEPLSNLDAALRGQTRIEIAKLHRQFERASVVYVTHDQTEAMTLADKIVLLHAGADTAQHGSIAQVGAPLDLYHHPASRFVAGFIGSPRMNFLPAVVAACDAQRTTVTVVPSGETFTLPRDGSALAPGAAVTLGIRPEHLTLGAAHDATTLARDVVLVERLGEQTYVHVDQPGGTPLIAKVPGDAPLRRGERVHAHAPAAACHLFTEDGRAVPACADLPVHHYA; the protein is encoded by the coding sequence ATGGCGAGCATCTCGATGCGGCGCGTGCAGAAAGCCTACGGCGAGCACGCGCCGGTCATTCGCGACGTCGATCTGGAGATCGGCGCACACGAGTTCTGCGTGTTCCTCGGTCCGTCCGGCTGCGGCAAGTCGACCCTGCTGCGGATGATCGCGGGCCTCGAGGATCTGAGCGACGGCGAGCTTTCGATCGACGGCCGCCGCGTCGACGACGTACCGGCCGCCGAGCGCGGCGTCGCGATGGTGTTCCAGAGCTACGCGCTGTTTCCGCACATGACGGTCTACGAGAACATGGCGTTCGGGCTGAAGCTCGCGCGCGTGCCGAAGGCCGAGATCGACCGGAAGGTGCGCGACGCCGCGCGGATCCTGCAGCTCGACACGCTGCTCGAGCGCAAGCCGAAGGCACTATCCGGCGGCCAGCGGCAGCGCGTCGCGATCGGCCGCGCGATCGTGCGCGAGCCCGGCGTGTTCCTGTTCGACGAACCGTTGTCGAACCTCGACGCGGCGTTGCGCGGCCAGACCCGCATCGAGATTGCGAAGCTGCACCGGCAGTTCGAACGCGCGAGCGTCGTCTACGTGACGCACGACCAGACCGAGGCGATGACGCTCGCCGACAAGATCGTGCTGCTGCACGCCGGCGCGGATACCGCGCAGCATGGCAGCATCGCGCAGGTCGGTGCGCCGCTCGACCTCTATCACCATCCGGCGAGCCGCTTCGTCGCCGGCTTCATCGGCTCGCCGCGGATGAACTTCCTGCCGGCCGTCGTCGCTGCCTGCGACGCGCAACGCACGACCGTCACCGTCGTGCCGTCCGGCGAAACCTTCACGCTGCCGCGCGACGGCTCAGCCCTTGCGCCGGGCGCGGCGGTGACGCTCGGCATCCGCCCCGAACACCTGACCCTCGGTGCCGCGCACGACGCGACCACACTGGCGCGCGACGTCGTGCTCGTCGAGCGCCTCGGCGAGCAAACCTACGTGCACGTCGATCAGCCCGGCGGCACGCCGCTGATCGCGAAGGTCCCCGGCGATGCGCCGCTGCGTCGCGGCGAACGCGTGCACGCGCATGCGCCGGCCGCCGCCTGTCATCTCTTCACCGAAGACGGCCGCGCGGTGCCCGCGTGCGCCGACCTTCCCGTCCACCACTACGCATAA
- a CDS encoding beta-galactosidase yields MRLGVCYYPEHWPESMWADDARRMKALGIAQVRIAEFAWSRIEPSPGEYDWGWLDRAVDVLGAAGLEIVMCTPTATPPKWLVDRHPDILAIGADGRPRTFGSRRHYDFSSPTYLEASRRICSAVAERYGRHPAVRYWQTDNELGCHQTVVSYSPAALVRFRAWLQARYGTIDALNRAWGTVFWSMEYRHFDEVDAPVGTVTEAHPSHRLDYRRFASDELARYHRMQVAVIRTHSPGRPVAHNFMQLFTEFDHYEVARDLDVATWDSYPLGALEEQWFAPDVKARWLRTGHPDFASFNHDLYRGMSKLPFWVMEQQPGPVNWAHWNPAPLPGMVRLWSWEAFAHGAGCVSYFRWRQAPFAQEQMHAGLHTPDDRLDEGGREAQRVAREIAAVLDAGADANGAVRAPVALVFDYEAKWLFEVQPQGADFHYPRFAFEYYSALRSLGLDVDIVSAHAPLDGYRLVVVPPLPIVPDDFAARLAASGAHAVFGPRTGSKTVDLRIPPALPPGPLASILPVRVWRVESLRPNVTERIDGTLHDGAPLTGDARHWRDLVELNDDDVHSVVRARFADGHPAWVSHGTLHYWAALFDDATTARLFADVAVEAGLTPSPLGDGVRVSRRGGLTYVFNYGSTPHTIDAVQPSAFVVGAAQVERQGVAVYRSRS; encoded by the coding sequence ATGCGCCTCGGAGTCTGTTACTACCCGGAACACTGGCCGGAATCGATGTGGGCCGACGACGCCCGCCGGATGAAGGCACTCGGCATCGCGCAGGTGCGGATCGCCGAATTCGCGTGGAGCCGCATCGAGCCGTCGCCGGGCGAATACGACTGGGGCTGGCTCGACCGCGCGGTCGACGTGCTCGGCGCGGCCGGTCTCGAGATCGTGATGTGCACGCCCACCGCGACGCCGCCGAAGTGGCTCGTCGACCGTCACCCCGACATCCTCGCGATCGGCGCGGACGGCCGGCCGCGCACGTTCGGTTCGCGCCGCCACTACGACTTTTCGTCGCCGACTTATCTCGAAGCGTCGCGCCGCATCTGCTCGGCGGTGGCCGAACGCTACGGCCGCCACCCGGCCGTGCGCTACTGGCAGACCGACAACGAGCTCGGTTGCCACCAGACGGTCGTCAGTTATTCGCCCGCCGCGCTCGTGCGTTTTCGCGCATGGCTGCAGGCGCGCTACGGCACGATCGACGCGCTGAACCGCGCGTGGGGTACCGTGTTCTGGAGCATGGAGTACCGGCATTTCGATGAAGTCGACGCGCCGGTCGGCACCGTGACCGAAGCGCATCCGTCGCACCGCCTCGACTACCGGCGCTTCGCGTCGGACGAGCTCGCGCGCTATCACCGGATGCAGGTCGCCGTGATCCGCACGCATTCGCCGGGCCGGCCCGTCGCGCACAATTTCATGCAGCTCTTCACCGAGTTCGACCATTACGAAGTGGCGCGCGACCTCGACGTTGCGACGTGGGACAGCTATCCGCTCGGCGCGCTGGAAGAGCAATGGTTCGCCCCCGACGTGAAGGCGCGCTGGCTGCGCACCGGCCATCCGGATTTCGCGTCGTTCAATCACGATCTCTATCGCGGAATGTCGAAGCTGCCGTTCTGGGTGATGGAGCAGCAGCCGGGGCCCGTGAACTGGGCGCATTGGAACCCCGCGCCGCTGCCGGGCATGGTGCGCCTGTGGAGCTGGGAAGCGTTCGCGCACGGCGCCGGCTGCGTGTCGTACTTCCGCTGGCGTCAGGCGCCGTTCGCGCAGGAGCAGATGCATGCGGGCCTCCACACGCCGGACGATCGGCTCGACGAAGGCGGCCGCGAAGCGCAGCGCGTCGCACGCGAGATCGCGGCCGTGCTCGACGCCGGCGCCGACGCGAACGGCGCGGTGCGCGCCCCCGTCGCGCTCGTGTTCGACTACGAAGCGAAGTGGCTGTTCGAAGTGCAGCCGCAGGGCGCCGATTTCCACTACCCGCGCTTTGCGTTCGAGTACTACTCGGCGCTGCGTTCGCTGGGCCTCGACGTCGACATCGTTTCCGCGCACGCACCGCTCGACGGCTATCGGCTTGTCGTCGTGCCGCCGCTGCCGATCGTGCCGGACGACTTCGCGGCACGGCTCGCCGCCTCGGGCGCGCATGCGGTGTTCGGCCCGCGCACCGGCTCGAAGACTGTCGATCTGCGGATTCCGCCGGCACTGCCGCCCGGCCCGCTTGCCTCAATCCTGCCGGTGCGCGTATGGCGCGTCGAATCGCTGCGGCCGAACGTGACCGAGCGGATCGACGGCACGTTGCACGACGGCGCACCGCTCACCGGCGACGCACGTCACTGGCGCGACCTCGTCGAGCTGAACGACGACGATGTGCACAGCGTCGTGCGCGCGCGCTTCGCCGACGGCCATCCGGCCTGGGTGTCGCACGGCACGCTGCACTACTGGGCCGCGCTGTTCGACGATGCCACCACCGCGCGCCTGTTCGCCGACGTCGCAGTCGAAGCCGGCCTGACACCGTCGCCGCTCGGTGACGGCGTGCGCGTAAGCCGGCGCGGCGGCCTGACCTACGTATTCAACTACGGCAGCACGCCGCACACGATCGATGCGGTGCAGCCGTCCGCGTTCGTGGTCGGCGCCGCGCAGGTCGAGCGGCAAGGCGTCGCCGTGTACCGAAGCCGTTCGTAG
- a CDS encoding carbohydrate ABC transporter permease yields the protein MSSPITSRPVETPVAPAAAPPAGRSPAALRARRPSPAVRRQRRAAWLFLAPACAMVAVYVIWPILSTLWLSLCNWDGMTERTFVGLANYAELLHAPTFYTALRNNVIWLALFMLAPPLGLALALYLNQAVAGIRLVKSLFFAPFVLSGVVVGLIFSWFYDPTFGLLALIAGHGIPVLGDARYATFGIVFAALWPQTAYCMILYLTGLTSVNPEQIEAARMEGARGFALLWHVVLPQLRPTTFMAIVVTVIGALRSFDLISVMTGGGPFESSTVLAYYMYDQAIKYYRLGYSAAIAVVLFAIMLVYIVFQLRRMLRNEQ from the coding sequence GTGTCCAGTCCGATCACGTCCAGACCCGTCGAAACACCTGTCGCACCGGCCGCCGCGCCGCCGGCCGGCAGGTCGCCCGCCGCGCTGCGCGCGCGCCGCCCGTCGCCGGCCGTGCGGCGGCAACGGCGCGCCGCGTGGCTCTTTCTCGCGCCAGCGTGCGCCATGGTTGCCGTCTATGTGATCTGGCCGATCCTGTCGACGCTGTGGCTGAGCCTTTGCAACTGGGACGGGATGACCGAGCGCACGTTCGTCGGTCTCGCCAACTACGCCGAGCTGCTGCACGCGCCGACGTTCTACACCGCGCTGCGCAACAACGTGATCTGGCTCGCGCTGTTCATGCTCGCGCCGCCGCTCGGCCTCGCGCTCGCGCTGTACCTGAACCAGGCGGTGGCCGGCATCCGGCTCGTGAAGTCGCTGTTCTTCGCGCCGTTCGTGTTGTCGGGCGTGGTCGTCGGCCTGATCTTCTCGTGGTTCTACGATCCGACCTTCGGGCTGCTCGCGTTGATTGCCGGACACGGAATTCCGGTACTCGGCGATGCGCGCTACGCGACGTTCGGCATCGTATTCGCCGCGCTGTGGCCTCAAACCGCGTATTGCATGATCCTGTACCTCACCGGCCTCACGTCGGTGAACCCGGAACAGATCGAAGCGGCGCGGATGGAAGGCGCGCGCGGCTTCGCGCTGCTGTGGCACGTCGTGCTGCCGCAGTTGCGACCCACCACGTTCATGGCGATCGTCGTCACGGTGATCGGCGCGTTGCGCAGCTTCGACCTGATCTCGGTGATGACGGGCGGCGGCCCGTTCGAGAGCTCCACCGTGCTCGCGTATTACATGTACGACCAGGCGATCAAGTACTACCGGCTCGGCTATTCCGCGGCGATCGCGGTCGTGCTGTTCGCGATCATGCTCGTCTACATCGTGTTCCAGTTGCGCCGCATGCTGCGCAACGAGCAGTGA
- a CDS encoding ABC transporter substrate-binding protein, whose amino-acid sequence MTHRPLRVAARLATAAAIAFASFGAAAPANAGTLTINIAFKGASQRAVWQSTLEAFHKAHPDIDVKPTFVDEEAYKVQLPAWLTTVAPDVVNWHAGERMAYYARRGLFEGLSGDWKKNGWDAMYASTRDASSYNGKQYAAPTVYYSWGLFYRKDLFRKVGIADEPKTWDQFLDACKKLKAAGITPIAIGGRDAWTLAGWFDYLDLRLNGNAFHQQLMAGDVPYTDPRVKKVYTTWKSLIDSGYFIDNALSYDLDGAQPFLFQGKAAMMLMGTFIAAGFPPNVKQEMGYYRFPIIDPKVPTAEDGPVESLHIPTKAKNKADAHTFLAFVETPEIGAKLAEGLGSLSANSKSPEPADPISRIGFRILADTRGGVAQFYDRDMTKEMADEGMKGMQQFLANPAQLDTVLAQLEQTRKRIYKK is encoded by the coding sequence ATGACACATCGCCCCCTTCGCGTCGCCGCCCGGCTTGCGACCGCCGCCGCCATCGCGTTCGCTTCGTTCGGCGCCGCGGCGCCGGCCAACGCGGGCACGCTGACGATCAACATCGCGTTCAAGGGCGCCAGCCAGCGCGCGGTCTGGCAGTCGACGCTCGAGGCGTTCCACAAGGCGCATCCCGACATCGACGTGAAGCCCACCTTCGTCGACGAGGAAGCGTACAAGGTGCAGCTTCCCGCGTGGCTCACGACCGTCGCACCCGACGTCGTGAACTGGCACGCCGGCGAACGCATGGCGTATTACGCGAGGCGCGGGCTGTTCGAGGGCCTGAGCGGCGACTGGAAGAAGAACGGCTGGGACGCGATGTACGCGTCGACGCGCGACGCATCGTCGTACAACGGCAAGCAGTACGCGGCGCCGACCGTCTACTACTCGTGGGGGCTGTTCTACCGCAAGGACCTGTTCCGCAAGGTCGGCATCGCCGACGAGCCGAAGACCTGGGACCAGTTCCTCGACGCATGCAAGAAGCTGAAGGCGGCCGGCATCACGCCGATTGCGATCGGCGGCCGCGACGCGTGGACGCTCGCCGGCTGGTTCGACTATCTCGACCTGCGCCTGAACGGCAATGCGTTCCACCAGCAGCTGATGGCCGGCGACGTGCCGTACACCGACCCGCGCGTGAAGAAGGTCTACACGACGTGGAAATCGCTGATCGATTCGGGCTACTTCATCGACAACGCGCTGTCCTACGATCTCGACGGCGCGCAGCCGTTCCTGTTCCAGGGCAAGGCCGCGATGATGCTGATGGGCACCTTCATCGCGGCGGGCTTTCCGCCGAACGTGAAGCAGGAAATGGGCTACTACCGCTTCCCGATCATCGACCCGAAGGTGCCGACCGCGGAGGACGGGCCGGTCGAATCGCTGCACATCCCGACGAAGGCGAAGAACAAGGCCGACGCGCATACGTTCCTCGCGTTCGTCGAAACGCCCGAAATAGGCGCGAAGCTCGCGGAAGGGCTCGGCTCGCTGTCGGCCAACAGCAAGTCGCCGGAACCGGCCGATCCGATCTCGCGAATCGGCTTCCGGATCCTCGCCGACACCCGCGGCGGCGTCGCTCAGTTCTACGACCGCGACATGACGAAGGAAATGGCCGACGAAGGGATGAAGGGGATGCAGCAGTTCCTCGCGAATCCTGCGCAGCTCGACACCGTGCTCGCGCAACTCGAGCAGACCCGCAAGCGGATCTACAAGAAGTAA